In one Nicotiana tomentosiformis chromosome 6, ASM39032v3, whole genome shotgun sequence genomic region, the following are encoded:
- the LOC104105414 gene encoding axial regulator YABBY 5-like isoform X3 gives MSLDITYSPSSERVCYVHCNFCNTMLAVSVPCNSMMTIVTVRCGHCANLLSVNIGSLLQSLPLQDLQRQQSSIIEDASKACGSSSSTNYHRFSAIATTPEDDQPRTMPIRPPEKRQRVPSAYNRFIKEEIQRIKASNPDISHREAFSTAAKNWAHFPHIHFGLKLEGNKQAKLDHAVAGEGPQKSIGLY, from the exons ATGTCTCTAGACATAACATATTCGCCTTCCTCGGAACGTGTTTGCTATGTCCACTGCAACTTCTGCAACACCATGCTCGCG GTTAGCGTTCCATGCAACAGCATGATGACAATAGTAACAGTAAGGTGTGGACACTGTGCAAATTTGCTTTCTGTTAATATTGGATCTTTGCTTCAGTCTCTCCCCCTTCAAGATCTACag AGACAACAGTCGTCAATTATTGAAGATGCTAGTAAAGCTTGTGGGTCATCCTCTTCTACCAATTATCACAGATTTTCTGCCATTGCTACTACTCCTGAAGATGATCAACCTAGAACCATGCCTATACGCC CACCAGAGAAAAGACAACGTGTTCCTTCCGCCTACAACAGATTTATCAA AGAGGAGATCCAAAGGATAAAGGCCAGCAATCCTGATATTAGTCACCGTGAAGCTTTTAGCACTGCTGCCAAAAAT TGGGCACATTTCCCTCACATCCACTTTGGACTAAAGCTGGAGGGCAACAAACAAGCCAAATTGGATCATGCAGTTGCAGGAGAGGGTCCTCAGAAATCTATTGGTCTCTATTAA
- the LOC104105414 gene encoding putative axial regulator YABBY 2 isoform X2 — protein MSLDITYSPSSERVCYVHCNFCNTMLAVSVPCNSMMTIVTVRCGHCANLLSVNIGSLLQSLPLQDLQQRQQSSIIEDASKACGSSSSTNYHRFSAIATTPEDDQPRTMPIRPPEKRQRVPSAYNRFIKEEIQRIKASNPDISHREAFSTAAKNWAHFPHIHFGLKLEGNKQAKLDHAVAGEGPQKSIGLY, from the exons ATGTCTCTAGACATAACATATTCGCCTTCCTCGGAACGTGTTTGCTATGTCCACTGCAACTTCTGCAACACCATGCTCGCG GTTAGCGTTCCATGCAACAGCATGATGACAATAGTAACAGTAAGGTGTGGACACTGTGCAAATTTGCTTTCTGTTAATATTGGATCTTTGCTTCAGTCTCTCCCCCTTCAAGATCTACag CAGAGACAACAGTCGTCAATTATTGAAGATGCTAGTAAAGCTTGTGGGTCATCCTCTTCTACCAATTATCACAGATTTTCTGCCATTGCTACTACTCCTGAAGATGATCAACCTAGAACCATGCCTATACGCC CACCAGAGAAAAGACAACGTGTTCCTTCCGCCTACAACAGATTTATCAA AGAGGAGATCCAAAGGATAAAGGCCAGCAATCCTGATATTAGTCACCGTGAAGCTTTTAGCACTGCTGCCAAAAAT TGGGCACATTTCCCTCACATCCACTTTGGACTAAAGCTGGAGGGCAACAAACAAGCCAAATTGGATCATGCAGTTGCAGGAGAGGGTCCTCAGAAATCTATTGGTCTCTATTAA
- the LOC104105414 gene encoding putative axial regulator YABBY 2 isoform X1, which translates to MSLDITYSPSSERVCYVHCNFCNTMLAVSVPCNSMMTIVTVRCGHCANLLSVNIGSLLQSLPLQDLQKQQRQQSSIIEDASKACGSSSSTNYHRFSAIATTPEDDQPRTMPIRPPEKRQRVPSAYNRFIKEEIQRIKASNPDISHREAFSTAAKNWAHFPHIHFGLKLEGNKQAKLDHAVAGEGPQKSIGLY; encoded by the exons ATGTCTCTAGACATAACATATTCGCCTTCCTCGGAACGTGTTTGCTATGTCCACTGCAACTTCTGCAACACCATGCTCGCG GTTAGCGTTCCATGCAACAGCATGATGACAATAGTAACAGTAAGGTGTGGACACTGTGCAAATTTGCTTTCTGTTAATATTGGATCTTTGCTTCAGTCTCTCCCCCTTCAAGATCTACag AAGCAGCAGAGACAACAGTCGTCAATTATTGAAGATGCTAGTAAAGCTTGTGGGTCATCCTCTTCTACCAATTATCACAGATTTTCTGCCATTGCTACTACTCCTGAAGATGATCAACCTAGAACCATGCCTATACGCC CACCAGAGAAAAGACAACGTGTTCCTTCCGCCTACAACAGATTTATCAA AGAGGAGATCCAAAGGATAAAGGCCAGCAATCCTGATATTAGTCACCGTGAAGCTTTTAGCACTGCTGCCAAAAAT TGGGCACATTTCCCTCACATCCACTTTGGACTAAAGCTGGAGGGCAACAAACAAGCCAAATTGGATCATGCAGTTGCAGGAGAGGGTCCTCAGAAATCTATTGGTCTCTATTAA
- the LOC138894438 gene encoding uncharacterized protein, translating into MGVKVIVHTDYAALRYLMTKKDSKARLMRWVLMLQEFELEIIDRKGSDNQVADHLSRLEEEGRPHDDLVINDSFPYEQLLSMSLNGMSWFADVANFLVTGIVLSELSSNQRKKLKWDNLNYYWDDPYLFKIFNDGVI; encoded by the coding sequence ATGGGTgtcaaagtgattgtgcacaccgattACGCGGCACTCCGATACTTGATGACCAAAAAGGACtcgaaggctaggttgatgagatgggttcttatGCTTCAAGAGTTTGAACTTGAAATaattgatagaaaaggaagtgataatcaagtggcggaccacttgtcccgcttagaagaggaggggaggccccaCGATGACCTTGTAATTAATGATTCATTCCCGTATGAACAACTCCTCTCCATGTCTTTGAATGGTATGTcttggttcgccgatgtggctaactttcttgtgactgGCATTGTCCTgagtgagctctcttctaaccaaaggaagaaactcaaatggGACAACTTgaattattattgggacgacccCTATCTTTTCAAGATTTTCAATGATGGTGTGATCTAG